Within the Sulfitobacter sp. JL08 genome, the region ACGAAAGATCATCACCCCATTGTTCCATTTCATCAAAAGATCGCGACCGGTGGCGCGACAGTTCCACGTCGATTTCCTGACAGACCGCGATCGAAAAACCGTCAATTTCCAGATCATTCTTCACGCCGACAGATTGCACATACGTCCCGGTCCCGTAGAACTTTTTCATGATCGCTTCGGCCATCGGAGACCGCACGGCATTGTGGTCGCAACAAAACAAAACGGATTGTGGCAGCGGATCCAACGTTCAACCTCCGAAATGCAGGACGCAAATCAGGGTGAACAGGCGGCGCGCGGTATCTGTATCCACATCTGCCTTGCCTTCCAGACGTTCCTGCAAAACGCGACTGCCTTCGTTGTGGATGCCGCGCCGCGCCATATCGATGGTTTCGATCTGGCTGGGCGGCAGATTCTTGACCGCATCAAAATAGCTTTCGCAGATCTGGAAGTAGTCTTTGACAACCTGCCGGAACGGTCCAAGCGACAGATGAAATTCAGCCGCCGGTTCGCGCGCTTCGGTCTGCACGTCAAACACCAGACGTTTATCACGGATGGCCAGCCCCAGATGGTACGGGCCATCGGGCACCGGACGGTCCGTGCGCGCCGGAAGAGAAAAACTGTTGCTTTCCAGCAGGTCGAACATGGCGACCTTGCGTTCCTGTTCAATCTCTGGCGTGGGGGGCGGCAGGCCGGAATCATCCAGCTCGATTTGCGAAATACGGGTCATATCAAGTACATTTTCAGTCATTCAAGTGATCCAAGCGCGCCCGCACAGACAAACCGTGCGCCTCAAGACTTTCTGAACGGGCCAGCCGCTCGGCTGAAGGCCCGATAGCACGCAAACTTTCCGGTGTCATCCGCGCGAGTGTTGTGCGCTTCAGGAAATCCATAACGGACAGACCCGATGAAAACCGTGCGGATCGGGCGGTGGGCAGCACATGGTTCGGCCCGCCGACATAATCGCCGATAGCCTCGGGCGTCCACTGGCCCAGAAAAATCGCCCCCGCATGGGTGATGTCAGCGGCCAGCGCGTCGGGGTCAGCCACACATAATTCAAGATGTTCCGGCGCGATCCGGTTGGAAAGTGCTGCCGCCGTTGCCAGATCAGGTACGGCGATCACAGCCCCGAAATCCCGCCAGCTTGCCCCGGCGATC harbors:
- a CDS encoding arsenate-mycothiol transferase ArsC is translated as MDPLPQSVLFCCDHNAVRSPMAEAIMKKFYGTGTYVQSVGVKNDLEIDGFSIAVCQEIDVELSRHRSRSFDEMEQWGDDLSSFDLVVALSPASQRRALDLTRVFHLDVEYWPILDPTGLGETREAKLDSYRQARDQIIEKLQARWGPPTEGP
- a CDS encoding UPF0262 family protein — translated: MTRISQIELDDSGLPPPTPEIEQERKVAMFDLLESNSFSLPARTDRPVPDGPYHLGLAIRDKRLVFDVQTEAREPAAEFHLSLGPFRQVVKDYFQICESYFDAVKNLPPSQIETIDMARRGIHNEGSRVLQERLEGKADVDTDTARRLFTLICVLHFGG